The following coding sequences lie in one Mycobacterium sp. DL440 genomic window:
- a CDS encoding WcaI family glycosyltransferase — MRVTIIGINYTPEVTGIAPYTTGIAEGLAERGHDVTVITGLPHYPQWRVTEQYRGVRRCTEVVRGVTVHRVGHYVPGEHSALGRIRMEASFGSAAAAHKWDDPDVVITVSPALLSAAQAVARARLSKTPVGIIVQDVYSKGVVETGAVGGRRSAAAAARLESTVLRLATGVAVIHPRFADSLAEIGVNSDDLTVIRNWTHIDGAAPVSGSSAVREKYGWQPNETIVMHTGNMGVKQGLENVVEAGKLVGGPDDDGRDIRFVLIGDGNQRRMLDNAARDAPAVQLIDPLPDDEFRAALAAADILLVNERPGVGEMAVPSKLTSYFVAAKPILAATDRTSGSAEELRASGAGLVIPPGDPTALVESVRQLAADEQSRQRFGSCGARYARERLDGANAVAEYEKWVSDLVSGR, encoded by the coding sequence CACCGGGATTGCTGAAGGCCTGGCCGAGCGTGGGCATGACGTCACGGTGATCACCGGGTTGCCGCACTACCCCCAGTGGCGTGTCACCGAACAGTACCGCGGCGTGCGGCGCTGTACCGAGGTAGTACGTGGCGTGACCGTGCACCGCGTCGGCCACTATGTGCCCGGCGAGCACAGTGCACTGGGGCGAATCCGGATGGAGGCCAGCTTCGGATCTGCTGCGGCCGCCCACAAGTGGGATGATCCCGATGTCGTCATCACGGTGAGTCCGGCGCTGCTGTCGGCCGCGCAGGCGGTGGCGCGGGCCCGGTTGTCGAAGACCCCGGTCGGGATCATCGTGCAGGACGTCTACAGCAAGGGCGTGGTGGAAACCGGGGCGGTCGGAGGGCGCCGCTCTGCCGCGGCGGCCGCACGGCTGGAATCGACGGTCCTTCGGTTGGCGACCGGCGTCGCGGTAATTCACCCCCGCTTTGCCGATTCTCTGGCCGAGATCGGCGTGAACAGTGACGATCTGACCGTCATCCGAAATTGGACCCATATCGACGGTGCTGCTCCGGTGAGCGGATCGTCGGCAGTGCGAGAGAAGTACGGGTGGCAGCCGAACGAAACCATCGTGATGCACACCGGAAATATGGGTGTGAAGCAAGGCCTTGAAAACGTCGTTGAGGCAGGGAAACTCGTCGGCGGACCGGACGACGACGGTCGGGACATTCGGTTTGTCCTGATCGGTGACGGTAACCAGCGTCGCATGCTCGACAACGCCGCCCGAGACGCCCCGGCGGTGCAACTGATCGACCCGTTGCCGGACGACGAGTTTCGCGCGGCGCTGGCCGCCGCCGACATCCTGCTCGTCAACGAGCGTCCCGGAGTGGGCGAGATGGCCGTTCCGAGCAAGCTGACGTCGTACTTCGTTGCAGCCAAGCCGATTCTCGCCGCCACCGACCGGACCAGCGGAAGTGCCGAAGAGCTGCGCGCGTCCGGAGCTGGACTTGTCATTCCGCCGGGCGACCCGACGGCCCTCGTCGAGTCGGTGCGACAGCTGGCTGCCGACGAACAGAGCCGGCAGCGATTCGGCTCCTGCGGCGCACGGTATGCCCGCGAGCGCCTCGATGGGGCCAACGCGGTTGCGGAGTACGAGAAGTGGGTCAGCGATCTGGTATCCGGCAGGTGA
- a CDS encoding glycosyltransferase — protein MSDEFSGTGHPQPAVLQVVTLITPDGAYGGPVRVAFNQSRQLRAAGHRTMVAGGVRGYRKIPTALDGIPVRLAKARSIIPMLGFSGMIAPALLGWMVLNRRSFDVIHVHLARDLITLPAAVMALILRKRLVVQTHGMIADSSHPIAPLLDRVLTRPILRRAAAVLYLTVEERVALSRVQPEAAVQHLPNGVPGYDGTSTVGSGDRTSDQVEVLYLARLQSRKRPVLFAKTAARLVAEGCDARFTLVGPDEGEAAQVLETIMRSGTRTDEIRWEGALPPDRTVARMAAASIYVLPSVDEPFPMSVLEAMSVGLPVVITESCGLAETVRASGSGMVVDESEDSLIEAIRMLITDQRLREQMSAAARQTAAAAFSMEAVARDLTAVYDGRRPVANSWARAES, from the coding sequence ATGAGTGACGAGTTCAGCGGGACGGGCCACCCGCAACCGGCGGTGCTGCAGGTGGTAACGCTGATCACGCCGGATGGCGCCTACGGCGGTCCGGTCAGAGTGGCGTTCAACCAGTCCCGACAACTGCGTGCGGCCGGTCATCGCACCATGGTCGCGGGCGGGGTACGCGGCTATCGGAAGATCCCCACCGCGCTCGACGGGATTCCGGTCCGACTCGCGAAGGCGCGCAGCATCATTCCCATGCTGGGGTTCTCCGGCATGATCGCTCCCGCACTGCTCGGCTGGATGGTGTTGAACCGCAGGTCCTTCGACGTGATCCACGTACACCTGGCGCGCGATCTGATCACGCTGCCGGCGGCCGTGATGGCGCTGATATTGCGGAAACGGCTGGTCGTGCAGACACACGGAATGATCGCCGACAGCAGCCATCCGATCGCGCCGCTCCTGGACCGCGTTCTGACCAGGCCGATCCTCCGCCGAGCAGCCGCTGTCCTGTACCTGACCGTCGAGGAGCGGGTCGCCTTGTCGCGGGTGCAACCCGAGGCCGCGGTGCAACATCTTCCCAACGGTGTGCCCGGGTACGACGGGACCAGCACGGTGGGTAGTGGCGACCGGACGTCCGACCAGGTCGAGGTGCTGTACTTGGCGCGGCTGCAGTCACGCAAACGTCCCGTGCTCTTCGCGAAAACCGCCGCACGCCTTGTGGCCGAGGGGTGCGATGCGCGCTTCACCCTGGTCGGGCCTGACGAAGGCGAGGCGGCCCAGGTTCTCGAAACGATCATGCGATCAGGTACCCGGACCGACGAGATCCGTTGGGAGGGAGCGTTGCCACCCGACCGTACCGTGGCGCGGATGGCTGCTGCGTCCATCTACGTACTGCCGTCGGTCGACGAGCCCTTCCCGATGTCGGTGCTCGAGGCGATGTCTGTCGGATTGCCTGTGGTGATCACCGAGAGCTGTGGACTCGCGGAAACGGTGCGTGCATCCGGTAGCGGAATGGTGGTCGACGAATCGGAGGATTCCCTGATCGAGGCGATACGCATGTTGATCACCGACCAGCGGCTGCGCGAGCAGATGAGCGCTGCCGCGCGGCAGACGGCAGCTGCGGCCTTCAGCATGGAAGCCGTCGCGCGCGATCTGACTGCGGTCTACGATGGTCGCCGCCCGGTGGCGAATTCATGGGCTCGAGCCGAAAGTTGA
- a CDS encoding YdcF family protein, producing the protein MTRRVRTAVTIVATAVVVVLLLVAAVGTIVFRYAPEDNLRKADAVFVLGGEHDGREDYGFQLVRDGVAPVLVLSNPYRSSDPVMKKACNRHPRGVEVLCVPPKPSTTLGEAKLIRQLARERGWTTVVVASWQYHLPRARFIFEHCFSSAADSTVMRAVPREYRLSAGSWEYTYLYQFFALGKAVMESKKCD; encoded by the coding sequence TTGACTCGACGTGTACGCACCGCCGTGACCATCGTCGCCACTGCTGTCGTGGTGGTGCTGCTTCTCGTGGCGGCCGTCGGCACGATCGTGTTCCGCTACGCACCGGAAGACAACTTGCGTAAAGCCGATGCGGTGTTCGTGCTGGGCGGTGAGCACGATGGCCGTGAAGACTATGGCTTTCAGCTCGTTCGCGACGGCGTCGCCCCCGTGTTGGTGCTGTCCAACCCATACCGGTCGTCGGACCCGGTGATGAAAAAAGCGTGCAACCGGCATCCGCGAGGTGTCGAAGTGCTGTGCGTGCCGCCGAAACCTTCCACCACCCTCGGTGAGGCGAAGTTGATTCGGCAGTTGGCCCGCGAAAGAGGTTGGACCACTGTGGTGGTTGCCTCCTGGCAGTACCACCTTCCCCGGGCCCGCTTCATCTTCGAGCACTGTTTCTCATCCGCGGCAGACTCCACCGTGATGCGCGCAGTACCGCGGGAGTACCGCCTGTCTGCCGGCTCGTGGGAGTACACCTACCTGTACCAGTTCTTCGCGTTGGGCAAGGCAGTCATGGAGTCGAAGAAGTGTGACTGA
- a CDS encoding sugar transferase: protein MTVVTMPREVFKRTRWQRQYLVNILITDVLVVGAAVVLAQYVRFGQAPDLSGTDGYITFVSILFGVIWLGALSLCRTRSARVIGAGAEEYKRVASASFWTFGGIAIITFLLQLEIARGYLAVALPTGTVALCLTRWLWRRYLAKKRAEGHYQTAVMAIGDADAVTYLAQELTRDPRAGYDVVAVGIPGYGAPAGERLTVGDRDIPIMGGEEHVLDAIRECGADTVAVTGVENFGYDGIRKLMWDLEAMGVDLVVSPGVMDVSGARLEMRPVAGFPLVHVEKPQYDGAKRFEKRAFDFVFAAFALVVASPILLIAAIAIKLDSRGSVFYTAERIGIDGRPFAMLKFRTMVSDADRQLESLQNLNESSGGVLFKIKDDPRVTSVGKVLRRFSIDELPQFVNVLRQEMSVVGPRPPLRQEVETYDGDVQRRLLVKPGITGLWQVSGRADLSWRESVRLDLSYVENWSMVADLVIIAKTVRAVLLSQGAY, encoded by the coding sequence ATGACCGTCGTGACGATGCCGCGCGAAGTGTTCAAGCGCACTCGATGGCAACGGCAGTACCTGGTCAACATACTGATCACTGACGTCCTCGTGGTAGGCGCGGCGGTGGTGCTGGCACAATACGTTCGTTTCGGGCAAGCCCCGGATCTGTCTGGTACCGACGGATACATCACGTTCGTCTCGATTCTGTTCGGTGTCATCTGGCTGGGCGCGCTCTCGCTGTGTCGCACCAGGTCGGCGCGGGTCATCGGGGCTGGTGCCGAGGAGTACAAGCGTGTTGCATCCGCGTCGTTCTGGACCTTCGGGGGCATCGCGATCATCACGTTCCTACTTCAGCTTGAGATTGCGCGCGGCTACCTTGCGGTAGCGCTGCCCACCGGCACCGTGGCCTTGTGCCTGACCAGATGGCTGTGGCGTCGGTATCTCGCCAAGAAGCGGGCGGAGGGGCATTATCAGACGGCGGTGATGGCGATCGGTGACGCCGACGCGGTCACCTACCTCGCGCAGGAGCTGACCCGCGATCCACGCGCCGGATACGACGTTGTGGCAGTGGGGATTCCGGGGTACGGGGCGCCCGCGGGCGAGCGCCTCACCGTGGGCGACCGGGACATCCCGATCATGGGCGGCGAGGAGCATGTCCTGGACGCCATCCGAGAGTGCGGCGCTGACACGGTCGCCGTCACGGGCGTCGAAAACTTCGGCTACGACGGAATCCGGAAACTCATGTGGGACCTGGAGGCGATGGGAGTCGATCTCGTGGTGTCGCCGGGTGTGATGGATGTATCTGGCGCACGGTTGGAGATGCGGCCGGTAGCCGGGTTCCCGCTGGTACATGTCGAGAAGCCGCAGTACGACGGCGCAAAGCGATTCGAGAAACGGGCCTTTGACTTCGTTTTCGCGGCGTTCGCACTCGTTGTCGCCTCCCCGATCCTGCTGATCGCTGCGATCGCCATCAAGCTCGACAGTCGGGGATCGGTGTTCTACACGGCGGAACGCATCGGCATCGACGGTCGGCCGTTCGCCATGCTGAAATTCCGTACGATGGTTTCGGATGCCGATCGTCAACTGGAGAGTTTGCAAAACCTCAACGAGAGCTCCGGCGGCGTTCTCTTCAAGATCAAAGACGACCCGCGCGTCACGTCGGTGGGCAAGGTTCTCCGCCGGTTCAGCATCGATGAGCTGCCACAGTTCGTCAACGTGCTCAGGCAGGAGATGAGCGTCGTCGGTCCCCGCCCACCGCTGCGACAGGAGGTCGAAACCTACGATGGCGACGTCCAGCGCAGATTGCTGGTCAAGCCCGGTATCACCGGCCTGTGGCAGGTCAGCGGACGGGCGGACCTGTCTTGGCGGGAATCGGTGCGGTTAGACCTTTCCTATGTCGAGAACTGGTCGATGGTGGCCGACCTTGTCATCATCGCCAAGACCGTGCGGGCAGTGCTGCTCAGCCAAGGGGCGTACTGA
- the gmd gene encoding GDP-mannose 4,6-dehydratase — translation MKQAKKKALITGITGQDGSYLTEFLLNKGYEVHGLIRRSSSFNTARIDHLYVDPHDPHAQLFLHYGDLSDGARLVTLLSTIEPDEVYNLAAQSHVRVSFDEPEHTGDTTGIGSARLLEAVRISKVPCRFYQASSSEMFGGSPPPQNEQTSFYPRSPYGAAKVYSYWMTRNYREAYGMFAVNGILFNHESPRRGETFVTRKITRAAARIKAGIDEHLYLGNLDAVRDWGYAPEYVEGMWRTLQADEPEDYVLATGDNYTVRDFLVATFEHAGLDWERHVRFDERYLRPTEVDALVGDATRAEQLLGWRPSVRTPQLAQIMVEADIAQLECQGKPWIDTPALAGWS, via the coding sequence GTGAAGCAGGCCAAGAAGAAAGCCCTGATCACCGGAATCACCGGTCAGGACGGTTCTTACCTGACCGAGTTCCTGCTCAACAAGGGTTACGAGGTACATGGACTGATTCGCCGGTCCTCGTCCTTCAACACCGCTCGGATCGATCATCTGTATGTCGACCCACACGATCCACACGCGCAACTGTTTTTGCACTACGGCGATCTCAGCGATGGGGCACGTCTGGTGACCCTGCTCAGCACCATCGAGCCGGACGAGGTGTACAACCTGGCCGCGCAATCGCATGTGCGGGTCAGCTTCGACGAACCCGAACACACCGGTGACACCACTGGTATCGGCTCCGCGCGACTGCTGGAGGCAGTGCGGATCTCGAAGGTCCCCTGCCGCTTCTATCAGGCCTCCAGTTCGGAGATGTTCGGTGGCTCACCCCCTCCGCAGAACGAGCAGACAAGTTTCTATCCGCGCTCGCCGTACGGCGCAGCCAAGGTGTACTCGTACTGGATGACCCGGAATTACCGCGAGGCTTATGGGATGTTCGCCGTCAACGGCATCTTGTTCAACCACGAATCACCGCGCCGCGGAGAGACTTTCGTGACGAGGAAGATCACCCGAGCCGCCGCGCGGATCAAAGCCGGCATCGATGAGCACCTCTACCTCGGCAACCTGGACGCGGTTCGCGACTGGGGTTACGCACCGGAATACGTCGAGGGGATGTGGCGGACGCTGCAGGCCGACGAGCCCGAAGACTACGTGCTGGCGACCGGCGACAACTACACCGTGCGCGACTTTCTCGTCGCCACATTCGAACATGCGGGCCTGGACTGGGAACGCCATGTGCGATTCGACGAGCGCTACCTGCGTCCCACCGAAGTCGACGCGCTGGTCGGCGACGCCACCAGGGCCGAGCAGTTGCTGGGCTGGCGGCCGTCCGTCCGCACACCGCAACTCGCGCAGATCATGGTGGAGGCCGATATCGCGCAGCTGGAATGCCAGGGCAAGCCATGGATCGATACGCCGGCCTTGGCGGGGTGGAGCTGA